Proteins co-encoded in one Deltaproteobacteria bacterium genomic window:
- a CDS encoding PAS domain S-box protein — MNPTVSFDQLLKANRVLGTLIEASPLAIVTFDPQGVVTMWNPAAERIFGWTEEEAVGNRLPFVPADKQAEFQALRERALRGEVFTEPELHRRRADG; from the coding sequence ATGAACCCGACCGTCTCCTTCGACCAGCTCCTCAAGGCGAACCGGGTCCTCGGGACTCTGATCGAGGCGTCCCCGCTGGCCATCGTCACCTTCGATCCCCAAGGGGTGGTCACGATGTGGAACCCGGCCGCCGAGAGGATTTTCGGGTGGACCGAGGAGGAGGCGGTCGGGAATCGGCTCCCCTTCGTTCCGGCGGACAAGCAGGCGGAGTTCCAGGCGCTGCGGGAGCGGGCCCTCCGGGGAGAGGTGTTCACCGAACCGGAGCTGCACCGCAGGAGGGCCGACGGC